GTACTACGCCATAAAGTAGCCACATTAGAGAAATTGTGGCATTTAGAAGCAGATAAGAAAAAAGCTTAAAAACTAGCTAGGAATTTGAACAATGAAATACTTATTTGTAATTTGGCTACTTATATTCAGCTTAGTTTTTCCGGGCAACGCTCTAGCTCAAATACAACAGCCTTATACTTTAATATCTGGACTGGGAACGCATCACCATCCAGTTTCTACCCAAAATCCACAAGCGCAAAAGTTTTTCGATCAAGGGTTAAATTTGATTTACGCCTTTAACCACGATGAAGCGGCGCGTTCTTTTAAATATGCGGCGGAACTCGATCCACAATTAGCTATGGCATATTGGGGTATTGCTTTAGCTCTTGGCCCTAATATTAACCTGGATGTAGATAGCGATCGCGAACAAGCAGCCTATGCAGCAATTCAGCAAGCTGTGGCTTTATCTAAACACGCATCTCAACAGGAACAAGACTACATTAACGCTCTAGCAAAGCGTTACTCTAACAACTCCCACGCCTATTTGTACAAGCTAGCCGTTGATTATAAAAACGCAATGGCAGATTTAGTCAAGCGTTATCCCCAAGACTTAGATGCCAAAACGCTATACGCCGAAAGCTTAATGGATTTGCACCCTTGGCAACTCTGGACTAAAGATGGCAAACCAGGGGAAGATACTGAAGAGATTTTAGCTGTTTTAGAATCAGTACTCAAAAGCGAACCGAACCATCCGGGAGCCAACCACTACTATATTCATGCAGTAGAAGCCTCCCTAACTCCAGAACGCGCCCTAGAAAGTGCCAAGCGGCTAGAAACTTTAGTACCAGCAGCTGGACATCTGGTACATATGCCTTCCCATATTTATTTTCGTGTGGGAGATTATACAGGAGCAATGCGTTCAAATGCGCTAGCGATCGCTCAAGATGAAGCTTATATCCAAAAAAATCACGTGCAGGGTTTTTACCCGTTAATGTACTATAGCCACAACGTACATTTCTTAGCTGTAGCCGCAGCTATGGCAGGTAAGTATCAAGAGGCTATCCAAGCAGCAGATAAATTAGTTACAAATGCCACTCCTTTTGCCTCTGAAGTACCAATGATTGAAGGCTATCTCGGTACTAAACTCCTGATTCAGACGCGCTTTAGCGACTGGGATAATATACTTAAATCTACTGTGCCCGACGATAAATTAGTTACTACTAAAGCACTATGGTATTTTGCGCATGGTATGGCTAATGCTGCCAAAGGTAACATTGAAGATGCCGCAAGCGATCGCGCTGCCCTGCTAAACGCCCAAAACACCATTCCGGCTAATGCAACAATTGGTATGAGTCCTGCTAGCAGTATCTTAGATATTGCCAGCAATTTGTTAGACGGCAAAATTGCCAAAGCCAAGCAGGACTATGATTCTGCGATTAAATTACTAGAAACAGCAGTAGCAAAAGAAGACGCCCTCAACTACATGGAACCACCAGATTGGTACATACCCACAAGGGAAGCATTAGGTGGCGTGCTGTTAGCCAAGGGAGATTACGCAGCCGCAGAAAAAGTATTTCGTGCAGATTTGCAAAAATATCCTTTGAATGGGCGTTCTTTATTTGGTTTGCAAGCCAGTTTGCAAGCGCTGGGCAAAGATAACGATGCTAAACTCGTGCAAGCTCAATTCGTCAAAGCGTGGAAGAATAACGGTACACAGTTATTAGTAGAGAATTTTTGAGATTGGGGAATGAGGTATTGGTTATTCCTTGCCTTCCTTCCCTCATCCCCAATTCCTAGCCGTTCATCTAAAATTGCCTAACAACAGGTTGACCGTCTTTAACTTCGCCAACTAAAACTAAATCGACGCAGTTGACGAAAATACCATTTTCTAAAACACCAGGAATGTTATTCAGTGTTTTTTCTAGGTTTACGGGGTCGTCAATAGAGTCAAATCTCACATCTAAAACGAAGTTACCTTGGTCGGTGATCACTGGGCCAGCCTTTTTTACACCCATACGGAGTTCTGGTTTACCACCAAGTTTTTTAATGGCATCAGTCACAGGAGTAATGGCCATTGGTATGACTTCCACAGGTACAGCAAAACTAGAACCCAAACGGTCTACTAACTTCCCGCTATCTACTACAACGATGAACTGATTTGCCAAGTAATCAACAACTTTCTCGCGAGTGTGGGCTGCACCACCGCCTTTAATCAAATTCTTCTGGGGATCGACCTCATCAGCCCCATCAATGGCAATATCAATGTGGTCAATAGCGTCTAAGGTAGTGAGAGGAACGCCGTATTGCTTTGCTAAAACTTCTGATTGAAATGAAGTAGGAACACCTACAATATCTTTGAGTTCACCAGACTGGAGGCGTTCTCCGAGAAACTGAATTGTGTACGCCGTGGTTGAACCCGTACCCAACCCGACAATCGAACCTGATTTGACTAAAGCGGCGGCGGCTTTACCAACTTCTTGCTTCATCAACTTCACGGGGTCTGCTGCTACGGTCATTCCCAAAAATGCTCCATAAAACTTATCTAGAATGAACATAACCCAAAGTTACATACATTTTGCGCTTTACTTGCCGCGTTAAGGTGGGATAACGAGGGCAAGAAGGACCAGGAAGACAGGGGAAACAAGGAGGACAACTATATGACCGTTGACAAATGACCAATGGCAATATAGCAACATTGTTAAGTGTAAATTCGTCATGAGATAGTAGATTTAACAACGGTGACGTTGTTTTTTTATCGCGTTTGTGGCTGCAATCGGTTATAATTATGCGTCAGTTTATTGGTACTTTATCCCTAGTAGTTTTGCTACAAAATTTACCAGCAATTCATCTGTTACAAGTGGCAGAAGCAGCTTCTAGCCAGCAATCTGAAGCAATTCAACAAGTAGTTAATGCCAAATGGATGACAAATTCTACCGATGGGAATTTTTATCCAGAAAGACTAATTAATCGAGCAGAATTAGCTGCAATTATGGTGAAAGTATTTCGATTGGATAAACGCCAAGCTGTAAGCAAAGAAAATTTAGCAATTCCAGATGTACCCTCTTCTCATTGGGCATTTAATGATATTCAAATAGCTTTAAAGACCGATATCATGAAAGGTTATCGGGGTAATTTGTTTTTCCCGAACCAAAAGGTGACAAAAGCAGAAGCCTTGGCAATTTTTGCCCAAGCTTATGGTGTGTTTCAGTTTCCTGAAGAAACTGTCAAGGAAATTCTCGCTTCCCATCCCGATGCAACTTCGATTCCATCTTGGGCTAGACAAGCGATCGCCACAGTAATTTCCGAAGGCTTTATTAATACAGATGCTCAAGGAAATATCTTTCCATTACGTCCCATGACTCGTGGTGATATGGCTGATGTGTTGAGTAAATATTTGCAACGACAACAAAAACAACCAGATACACCAGAAGTTCCCAAAGTTCCAGATAGCCCACAATCACCATAGAACTGATTTCGAGAATCAAACTGGATATGAACATCGACCGAATTTACGTGATGTTTTACCTAAACTCCTGTAGAGACCTTCCCGCACGGTCTCTACATTTAATTAATGTTAAAAATGTCTTTTTTATATAAAAATTTCTTTTAGCTCTTATACATGAAGAGGAGGAAAACTAATCTATTTTTTACTAATTGTTACCAAGTCTAGATAGAAAATAATTAAACTTGTAATTTTACGATGGACTCAGAAATAAAATCTCAATATATTGCCAATTTTTTAAAATATTTTTATTACATTTTGTTACATTAATAGAGGTAAGTCAAACCAAATTCTCTTGGGAAAAGAGTTGACTTATTCATTAATGCAAAAATCAGTAGTTAAACATACCAAATGACTCAATTTCCCTGTAAAAGTACAACTTACTTCAACTAAAGTTCTGTAAGCAACATTACCGTGGGAAAATCAGAGAATATTCAGAAGTAGAGATTAGAGAGGAAAACCCTATAATATGCATCTGAGCGAAATCACCCATCCCAATCAGTTGCACGGTTTATCGATTCGGCAGCTGCAACAAATTGCCCGTCAAATCAGAGATAAGCACCTACAAACGGTAGCAGCAACTGGGGGACACCTGGGGCCAGGTTTGGGTGTTGTAGAGTTAACTTTAGGGCTTTACCAGACACTGGACTTAGATCGGGATAAAGTTATTTGGGATGTAGGACACCAAGCTTATCCCCATAAACTAATTACAGGTCGCTACAGCAACTTCCACACCCTCAGGCAAAAAGACGGAATTGCTGGTTATCTCAAGCGGTGTGAAAGCAAATTCGATCACTTTGGTGCCGGACACGCTTCCACCAGTATTTCCGCAGCTTTGGGTATGGCTTTAGCCCGCGATATGAAAGGGGAAAAATTTAAAGCCGTTGCTGTCATTGGTGATGGTGCTTTAACGGGCGGTATGGCTTTAGAAGCTATTAACCATGCAGGACACTTGCCCAAAACTAACCTGTTGGTTGTTCTCAACGACAACGAGATGTCCATCTCGCCGAACGTAGGCGCAATTCCCCGCTATCTCAACAAAATGCGCCTCAGCCCACCCGTACAGTTCATTAAAGATAATTTTGAGGAACAATTTAAGCATATTCCCTTTGTTGGCGAATCTCTATCTCCCGAACTCGGACGCATCAAGGAAGGGATGAAGCGTTTAGCTGTTCCCAAAGTTGGTGCGGTTTTTGAAGAATTGGGCTTTACCTACATCGGGCCAGTAGATGGGCATAATTTAGAAGAATTAATTGCTACCTTCCAACAAGCACATCAAATACCAGGGCCAGTTTTAGTACACGTAGCAACAGTCAAAGGCAAAGGTTATGAACTTGCCGAACAAGATCAAGTAGGCTACCACGCCCAAAATCCCTTTAATCTCACAACTGGCAAAGCTATTCCTTCTAGCAAGCCTAAACCCCCAGCTTATGCTAAAGTCTTTGCTCACACTTTAGTTAAACTTGCCGAACAAAATCCCAAAATTATTGGGATTACTGCGGCGATGGCTACAGGGACAGGCTTAGATAAACTACAAGCAAAACTGCCCAATCAATATATAGATGTCGGTATTGCCGAACAGCACGCTGTCACTCTAGCAGCTGGACTTGCTAGTGAAGGTATGCGTCCCGTCGCCGCTATCTACTCTACCTTCCTACAACGTGCTTACGACCAGATCGTTCACGATGTCTGCATTCAAAACCTACCTGTATTCTTCTGCTTAGATAGGGCAGGAATTGTGGGTGCTGATGGCCCTACCCATCAAGGTATGTATGACATCGCCTATCTGCGTTGTATTCCGAATATGGTGTTGATGGCACCTAAAGACGAAGCCGAACTCCAACGCATGATCGTTACTGGCGTTAACTATACCAAAGGCGCGATCGCTATGCGCTTCCCTCGTGGTAACGGTCATGGTGTACCGCTGATGGAAGAAGGCTGGGAACCTTTAGAAATCGGCAAAGGTGAAATTCTCCGCACTGGCGATGATGTGTTAATAGTCGGCTACGGTACGATGGTCTACCCAAGTATGCAAGCTGCGGAAATTCTCAGCGAACATGGAATTCAAGCCACTGTCATCAATGCGCGATTCGCTAAACCTTTAGATACGGAATTGATTTTACCTTTAGCTAAGAAAATTGGGCGCGTCGTCACCTTAGAAGAAGGCTGCGTCATGGGTGGCTTTGGTTCTGCGGTAGCCGAAGCTTTACTTGATGCCGATGTTGTCGTTCCAGTCAAGCGCATCGGTGTGCCAGATATCTTAGTCGATCACGCGACACCAGATGAATCTAAGGCAGCACTCGGTTTAACTAGTCGTCAAATAGCAGAAAGAGTTTTGGAAGCTTTCTTTCAAAAGCAGCTATCTGCTGTTAGTTAGCTAATTGTTCGGAAATAATTAATGAGAAATACACTCTACAGTTAGCTGTGGGGTGTATTTTTTCACATACAGATATCTGACTTTTATTTTTGATCTGTTGCATATGTTTAGCCCAACCAGAAATAGTGATATATGTAATTCATAGATGGCGTATCTACCATCTCTTCATTTAATTGTGATGCCTAAGATCGACAGTTTATTTCAAAAATTTTTTATACCTTCACTTTTGCTACTTGCCAATACACCAGTTGAGGCTCAAATTACTCCCGATCAAACCCTTGGTGTAGAGGCTTCTAAAATTACACCAAATATTTTAATTAATGGTGCAAATGCAGATTTAATTAATGGTGGCGCTCAACGTGGCGGCAATCTTTTTCATAGTTTTACTGAGTTTAATATTAATAATAGACAACGTGTATATTTTGACAATCCCTCAGGTATACAGAATATTTTGACACGGGTGACTGGTGGGAATAGCTCGAATATTTTAGGAACTTTGGGTGTCAATGGAAATGCAAATTTATTTTTAATCAATCCCAATGGCATTGTGTTTGGTCAAAATGCCAGTTTAGATGTGCGTGGTTCATTTGTGGGAACGACAGCAAACGGTGTGCAGTTTGGAAATCAGGGAGTTTTTAGTGCGACAAATCCCCAAGCACCGCCATTGTTGACAGTAAATCCTTCAGCGTTGTTGTTTAATCGGGTTAGTCAAAATGCCGCAATTCAAAGTAATTCTGTTGCACCAGCAGGGATAGATCCAGTAGGTTTTGATGCTTTTGGTTTAAGAGTTGCTGATGGTAAGAGTTTATTACTAGTCGGTGGTAATGTCACCATTGATGCTGGAGAATTAAATGCTTTTGGTGGGAGAGTTGAGTTAGGAGGATTGGCAGAACCCGGAAATGTCAATCTTCTGTTTGACGGCGACAATCTCAGCTTGCAATTTCCAGAAAATGTGGCTCGTGCAG
The genomic region above belongs to Calothrix sp. NIES-2098 and contains:
- a CDS encoding TPR repeat-containing protein, which encodes MKYLFVIWLLIFSLVFPGNALAQIQQPYTLISGLGTHHHPVSTQNPQAQKFFDQGLNLIYAFNHDEAARSFKYAAELDPQLAMAYWGIALALGPNINLDVDSDREQAAYAAIQQAVALSKHASQQEQDYINALAKRYSNNSHAYLYKLAVDYKNAMADLVKRYPQDLDAKTLYAESLMDLHPWQLWTKDGKPGEDTEEILAVLESVLKSEPNHPGANHYYIHAVEASLTPERALESAKRLETLVPAAGHLVHMPSHIYFRVGDYTGAMRSNALAIAQDEAYIQKNHVQGFYPLMYYSHNVHFLAVAAAMAGKYQEAIQAADKLVTNATPFASEVPMIEGYLGTKLLIQTRFSDWDNILKSTVPDDKLVTTKALWYFAHGMANAAKGNIEDAASDRAALLNAQNTIPANATIGMSPASSILDIASNLLDGKIAKAKQDYDSAIKLLETAVAKEDALNYMEPPDWYIPTREALGGVLLAKGDYAAAEKVFRADLQKYPLNGRSLFGLQASLQALGKDNDAKLVQAQFVKAWKNNGTQLLVENF
- a CDS encoding ribose-5-phosphate isomerase A; translated protein: MFILDKFYGAFLGMTVAADPVKLMKQEVGKAAAALVKSGSIVGLGTGSTTAYTIQFLGERLQSGELKDIVGVPTSFQSEVLAKQYGVPLTTLDAIDHIDIAIDGADEVDPQKNLIKGGGAAHTREKVVDYLANQFIVVVDSGKLVDRLGSSFAVPVEVIPMAITPVTDAIKKLGGKPELRMGVKKAGPVITDQGNFVLDVRFDSIDDPVNLEKTLNNIPGVLENGIFVNCVDLVLVGEVKDGQPVVRQF
- a CDS encoding S-layer domain-containing protein, whose translation is MRQFIGTLSLVVLLQNLPAIHLLQVAEAASSQQSEAIQQVVNAKWMTNSTDGNFYPERLINRAELAAIMVKVFRLDKRQAVSKENLAIPDVPSSHWAFNDIQIALKTDIMKGYRGNLFFPNQKVTKAEALAIFAQAYGVFQFPEETVKEILASHPDATSIPSWARQAIATVISEGFINTDAQGNIFPLRPMTRGDMADVLSKYLQRQQKQPDTPEVPKVPDSPQSP
- a CDS encoding 1-deoxy-D-xylulose-5-phosphate synthase yields the protein MHLSEITHPNQLHGLSIRQLQQIARQIRDKHLQTVAATGGHLGPGLGVVELTLGLYQTLDLDRDKVIWDVGHQAYPHKLITGRYSNFHTLRQKDGIAGYLKRCESKFDHFGAGHASTSISAALGMALARDMKGEKFKAVAVIGDGALTGGMALEAINHAGHLPKTNLLVVLNDNEMSISPNVGAIPRYLNKMRLSPPVQFIKDNFEEQFKHIPFVGESLSPELGRIKEGMKRLAVPKVGAVFEELGFTYIGPVDGHNLEELIATFQQAHQIPGPVLVHVATVKGKGYELAEQDQVGYHAQNPFNLTTGKAIPSSKPKPPAYAKVFAHTLVKLAEQNPKIIGITAAMATGTGLDKLQAKLPNQYIDVGIAEQHAVTLAAGLASEGMRPVAAIYSTFLQRAYDQIVHDVCIQNLPVFFCLDRAGIVGADGPTHQGMYDIAYLRCIPNMVLMAPKDEAELQRMIVTGVNYTKGAIAMRFPRGNGHGVPLMEEGWEPLEIGKGEILRTGDDVLIVGYGTMVYPSMQAAEILSEHGIQATVINARFAKPLDTELILPLAKKIGRVVTLEEGCVMGGFGSAVAEALLDADVVVPVKRIGVPDILVDHATPDESKAALGLTSRQIAERVLEAFFQKQLSAVS